ATGCAGCAGAAGCTTTTTAAGACTAAACACTCAAAGGCCAAAAGGTAATTTGTTCACTGTTGTACAGCAAGAGAAGGAATCACAGAGCTCCCAGAAGCTCAACCATGAGGAAGCACGGCCGGGCTGGGCCTGAAACCCCTCAGACTGAGGTTCACATCTTCCCGGTAAGAAAGTCCCAGTTGCAGCTTAGTGCCTGGTTTGACCTGTTAATTTCTGCAGTCAAAACAAGTAGCAGAGTCCTTTCCAAACCTCAAGGACCTTCCCAATAAGAGAGTCAGAAATCATACTTGTTCCCGTGAAAGTACTGGTTTCAAAACTTTGGCAGCTTTCAATGAAAAAAGCCTCCCAACcatctgtattttctatcatCTACTTGACATACCTCTTTTCTTGCAGCCtaccaaagcaaaacacaatgTTGCAGCCACCTATTCATTGCCTTTTGTGTCAGCCAGATTGCAGGAAGCAATCGAGCGTGTTGTAAGTGATGTCTTGGCGTGTTCCAGTGTAATACTGAACTGCACTCAGTGGCTTGACTCAGGTTTTCCCAATTTAAGAATCAAAGCTTCAGCTCACTCCTGCCTGGTTTATTGCTGACCACCAGCCAGAGCATGTTTTGCTTACCATGATTCAAAATTTAGAGGAataaaatggatgaaaaaataaagctgcatCAGGAACTCCTGAGTAAATAAAGGCACTTTTAATGATAGGGAAATACTTTCCCTTGTCATCAGAGAAGGTGGAGGGTTATCTGGGCTCAGAGCACATGAGCAGCCTGGAGAGGCAAGCTGCAAGCTGCcacctctttctttcctttgccaggctgagcaggaggCAAAAGGTTCTGAAGCTGCTATGGAAAAGGGTGTGAGGAAGGCTTAGGGACATCAGAAATTAAGCACATGTAGCTGGAAGGGACAGGACATTGTTATGACTTTGAGCATCATCATCTCCATGAAGGACTTTGCTGTCCCTCAAGGAAATCCCTGTGACAGGGTGGCTTGGGAAGGGGCACACATTgccacagggcagcagctgcttcaggcTGGTCCACACAAACCTTGAATGAGCTCTGTGATGCTCCCAGGTGAGGAGGAGAAGCTGaaggtggagctgctgctgcctggctctgTGAAGGcttcttcctgtgctgcttccctTTTCTTATGCTGTGCTACCTGGAACTGTGCTTCAGCAAGCCAAACATTAGTAAATTGTGCAGCAAAGGCTCTCAGATCAGCTAGGGTGAGACCTGGCCTCCTTCTGCTGTGACTTCAAGGCACCAACCTGAACTGCatgacagcagcattttcattcCCCTTCCTCTCTTGGGGCTTCCTGCATCATCCAGGACCTGTTCTGGAGCTGGTCAGGATCCTCCAGCTGGGGAGGCAGCTTCAGATTTGAAAGGATGAGACCTAACctgcctgggagctgagggtggAGGGCTATGGGTGTTCTTGGTGGACCCTTTGAACATGCCAAGTGCTGCAGGATGCAGCTGATTGTTTGTAATCAGGCAACAGAGTGATCAGCTGTTTTTATCTCTCTGAAACCTCACTCCCAGCTGGAGGGTGGATGGTGCCTGCCTCCTCACTTCCCAGGGTTGTGCAGTGATCATTAACCTTAAACTTAGTGAAGCCCCTAGTCACTACAGCAGTGAGTGCCACAGAAAAGCCCAGAAGGAAACGAATTCTAGTACCAGAGTCAGGTTTGAACAAGTAGCATCACATGCTGGGCAGTGAGCAGAGACAGCTTCGCATCAAGACAGTGAGGTTTCACATACTCTGGCCTTTCTTCATTTCCCAAGCAGCTCTCTTTGGTCTTCCTACACCTTTCCCTGCTTTGTGCCCACGGGAGAAAAGAGGGGTCTCTGCATTCTCAcctgcccagggagcagagcaagggctgctttggctgctggcaggagtgGCCTACCTGTGACcacagcaccctctgggggtCTTTGGAGCCCCAGGACTGCCACAAGAGGGTCTGCAGAAGGTAGGTAGGATGTAAGCCTGTTACTGAATCCAGATGTTGTTTATACTCTAAATGGGAAAAAACTGTCAGGGttagaaattcagaaaaggTTGCAGATTCCTTTGAGAACTTGCTactttaaaacttaaaaataccttttattttttcccctatatTTGAAACTAAAATCAAATTGCTAAATTTGATGCGTAGATtgaaaaaatgccatttctctTTCTTAGTCTCAagcctggaatggtttggactccctccctcctccccacacaAAAGCTGTCTCAGCCTGAGCcggcataaatatttttatcagaCTTAAATAGCTTGGGCTGAAGTtaaaagcaagggaaaagagCAGCCTTTGTTATGGGGAATGCTGGAGCGCCATAGCAGGCAGTGCTACTGGTTTCACCTGTATTATTGAGTCTTTCACATTAGCCAGGAAAGCTGTGTCTGAGAGGTGTGGGAATGCTCTGCCTGTAccaccctggctgctgccaaGGGCAGGCTCCACTGACTTTGGCCACTGGGCAGCATTAGCCTTAACTGAGGTTAATGTTTGGCTTCATTTTCTGGAGTGAGTAGCTGCAGTAGCAAAAGGGCAGTTTTGGCCAGCAGAACTTGCTCTGGGCTGAAAACAGACATGCCTCTTGCAAATCAGCGTGATCTGAAGATCTTGTCACTTCCAGTTTCCAGAGGCTGATACCTGTAGTGCTTGCTGAGGGAAGAGGTTGCTGCAAAATGATCTGGGGTATCCTAGAATGTCAGTGTAacccagagtgaattcagctGAGCCATCCACTGATGGACCTGGCAAGGTCTGGCCTAACCCCTGCTGCTAGCAGAGCTTTGGGACAGGTAACCTGTGGCAGCAGTGTGCCCATGGGCATCTGGGCATGAGAAAGAACATCTTAAGGAAGCTGATTGTTTCAGCCTTACACACCTCAGAAGTAATGTGGTAACAGTAAAACACTTCATCTGCAGGGACAGTGGTctagcagagcagagcagtgatgTCATCCTGGTGAAGACTGCAAGAATGAGGCACCTGGCCCCTGGCCATGTTATTTTTAAGCTTGGAAGGCACACGTGGTCTGCAAGAGGGTAGCACTAAGGAAAGGAACTCACCAGCacttcctgccctgccccagcaaaCTGATAAAACCCTTTGCAAGGCAGGGCGACCCcagtttattttgaaaatgttgccAGGCGTGGAGCTCACAGAATAACTGGAACACCCAGATTTGGGCattaattcagctttaattcATTGCCTGATGAATTAAAGAGttaatgtaaatgtaaaaaagGACAAGATAGGGCCACAAACTATTTCCAGAGCAATGTCTGCATAAGAACATTCATCTATGCATGTGCATGGGATCTAAAAAAGGGGTAGCTGGTAATTGTTACACAGGGAGGGGCATGGAGCATTATCCTGAGCACCGTGTGAATTTTCTTGCTGCTTGGACAATGCATCTCAATCCTGTTCCCTTCCCTTGTTATTCCAGTCCCAGCCCTCTCATAAGCAAAGATAATTGTGTGCTGAAGGATACAGTTCCCATGTACTGTAAATGCTCACATTAAGGAAATCCAGGTTCCTGCAATCAAAACTAGCAGTTTGTTGTGCAGTTACAATAACAAGGTCCACTGGGGTGGATCTGTCTTTATTGTGTGCCCTGTGGAGGCATAAATGAGATTGCCAGAgatattttccttcttgccCAGATGCTGGGACAGCAGGATTGCTGTGGCACCAAAACATGCTGGGTTCAAGCCAGGAAGGAGCTATTCCAGGGGGTGGGAATTACAGCCCTGAGCCCCTGGAGCACACAGAGTGCCTCACCATCTCTTGGCTCTCTGTGAAACAGCTTCATTCCCACAGCAGAATTACTTAGGAATGAGATTGCTATTTCTGGTCTGATTGATGAAATATGTTATTGGTAGACTTTATTTCTGTAACAGAAGCCCTTCTCTTGCAAGCACTTTTGAGACACTAAAGCAGCTGTCCTAaaatttcccagctggaagaaGAAATATCCCTGCTTGTCCATCTTGTCCTTCTGATCTTCCTGTGCTAGGATTGAGAGGTGATTTTGCTAGAAAGGGGGACTGGTGAGCTTCCGACATCACAGCAATGGGTGACAACTTCAGATTGTACTGCCCTGAGCAGGCACTTTGGGCTTTTGATAGTGATGCCAGCCCTCCAGAATGGGGCTGGAAGAAATGccagctgggaggagacagCCCAGGCTTTAGCCTGAGCACCATCTGGCCCAGCCCTCTAGCAGGCCTTGTCACCACCAGGCAGAGACCCTGGCAATGGGACCATGTCCCAGAAGGTTGGGAATTAAATCCTTTCATTGTGAGCCCCATGGCACAGAAAGCTTTATTGAATGTGGGgttggagcagcagagccagtaACCACACAAAGCCACTCCAAAACACCGTAGTGGTCTCAATCATGCCAAGGGCCTGTGCATGGGCTGACACACAGGACTGTTGCTGCCACATGGCTGGGATGTGGCTCAAGCCTTGTTGAGGTCACTGCAAATAGGAGTGAGCTGGCTGCAAGCACAGCTGTTAAGGGGGTGCTTGGGGGAGACGGCTTACATCAAAGCCATAAATGAGATACTAATGTGCTACTACAGGTCAGTAATGTAGTAAGCACAAAAATAAGCAGTCTGACGCTTTTAGAACCACTGGGCTAAAGGAAACCCTTTCCATATTTGCAGAGTCTCTGTCTGTGCCCTTTTTCTGGGAACTGCAATCATGAGCCATCCTGGGGGCCAGGAGGGTTTGCCACAGCCTGATCCTGATGGTGCTGAAAGGCAGGAAGAGCTTTGCCTGTAATGCCTGCTTAGAAGCACAAAACTGTGCAGGCTTGTTCCCACCCAGGTGCAGCTCACAAGCAGGGCAGTAAAAGTTGCCCTGATCCAGGGCACATCCAGGCAGGCTGTGTGGGTTCCCAGACATACTTAACATGGAATGTAGCCAGGACAGACCTGCCACATCTGAAATATTAACTTTATGTTGAGGAAAAGCAGTGCTCATCTCCAGTCCTGCTTTTATACAGCTGGAGAGGTTCTGcctgcttctttctttccttttctgtccagGGAATTTTAAAGGAGAGGCAAAGGAAGGACATGCCCTCCCATACTGCCCAACAGCATTGTAGTGGGTTGACAGCAGGAAGTGCCTTCAGAGTTCTGTTTTTCAAAGTTCATTTGATAAGAGCCACTTTCATCCTCACCGTCAGCTGATAAAGCCTCTTTGGGAAGTTGGTTGATAACTTGCAGAAATGGGTGTGCACTTAGTGGTTTCTAGATTCGAGCATTTTTTCCAGGGCTGGAAAGAATGTCAAAGTTCTTATTGCAGTGGGGAGTTTCTTTCATTTTCGCACCTGAGGGAATATATTCCAAACCATGGGTCATTtcacctttctttctcttccagggAAGGAACTGCCATGCCCGTGGGACTCTTCCGGGTGTGCCTACTGGTGATTACAGCTATTGTCAACCACCCGCTCTTCTTCCCTAAGGAGAATGGCACCGTCCCCGAGAACACAGAAGAAATCATCCAGAAGATGAAGGAGCGGGAGGAGAGCCTGCGGCTGGAGCAGTTGCGCTTGGAGCAGGAAATCGCAGACCAGGAAGCCACACAGAAGGCTCTGGAAAAGGCTGCAGTGGTAGTGGaggaaagcaaagaggaaaaggtccgatgggatatgtggactgccctCTCCATGGTCATCTTCCTGCTGATCGAGCTCTGGAGGCAGGATTTCCAGGAAGGGAATTGGCAGGACATAGGAGGAGAAGAGGATGACATGGCAGTCCTGGGGAAAGCATTTAAAGGAGTGGCCTTGCCTGACAAGGCTGTCCTGGCCAGCTTCTATGAGAAGCGTATCCTGGGTACCACTGGAGACATGGCCAGGATGCGGGAGATGGTGGAAGGCTTTGCAGATGACCTGCTGGAGGCCTTGAGGAGCGTTTGTAACCGGGATGCTGACATGGAAGTGGAAGATTGCATGGGTGTGGGGAGCATGTATGAGAACTGGAGAGTGCGTAAACCCTTCGTCTGTGATCTGATAGTGCCTTTTGCTCCCCCAGAGCCTTACTGCTTTCGCTGCCAGACCTGGTGCTCTGGTGACTCTTTTCCCCCAGATGAACAAGGTTACGGCACTATCAAGGTGTGCAGGGCAGATGAGGATGCGACAGGTTGCATCTGTGACAAGACTAAACTAGGGGAAGATATGCTGTGCCTCCTCCATAGCCATGTCAGTAGTACCAGGCCCAGCAGTGAGATGGAAGACCTCCTGTGCTTCAAAAATACTCAGTATCTGGATGCCGACCAAGTCATGAAGTGGTTCCAGATTGCCGTAACCAAGGCCTGGAACAGAATTTCCCACAAATATGAATTTGACCTTTCCTTCAGCCTCCTGGACTCGCCAGGAGCCCTGAAGATAAAATTTAAATCGGGGAAATCGATTGCCTTCAACCTCACCCCTGTGGTGCAGTATGAGAACTCTGACGTTTACTTCATCTCCCACTTCCctcggagcagcctggcagcagacATCCCCTCCAGCACCCACTGGTTTCTCACTTTCGCAGTGTATGAGAGGAGGTTCATCCAGCTGGTCTCCAAAACACTGCCTGCCAATGCCTGCCACGTCAGCTGCCTTCAgatcctctccttcctccatgGGAAGCAGTGCAGCCTCACAGGTCCCAGCGGGCTCACCAATTACCACCTGAAAACAGTGCTGCTGCATCTCCTGCAGGCACGTCCCAGTCAGGACTGGGCCCCAGAAAAGCTGGAGGCCCGCCTACAGGACATGCTGAAATTCCTAGAAAAATGTTTGCATGAAAAGAAGCTTTATCACTTCTTTATTGGCAATGGGAAGGtaccagcagagctggctttCCCCGTCATATTTCAGAGGGCTGAGCCTCTCAACCTTTTCCGTCCCTTTGTGCTACGCAGGGACATTTACAGGAAGATGGTGGACACGTTCCACGAGATGCTCAGGAACATGTCTGCACTGATAAATGAGTACACAGTGCACATTCCCCTTGCACACACCAATGGGATCCATAAGGAGCCCCTTTAACCAAAGCCAAACTCTAAGCACAAGTCCAGAGGGCAACTTTCTGAAGCCTCCTGGAGACAACTGACTTTGCCAGTAGAGCTTCTTGTCTGGAGCTGAACCAGTCCTGGGCCGTGGTTCCTGCTGAAAGGGAGAGGCTATGGGGGGAGAATAGGGAGAAACTGGAAGATGTGGTGTTGAACTAGGTTTCTGTTCCACTGCTGTGCTTGGTTTTATGCAtctaagaatatattttttctattgtGCCTCATGCTGCAGCAGTGGTGAGCAACAAATATAAGTAATTTATTCAGATGCCTGCAATGCAAATGGGGGTGGGGTGTGATGGTGGCCAAATACTTCATTTCCTTCAGAAGGGGGAGATAAGAACAGAGTGGGAGAATCAGAGACAGGATCTTGGGATCAAAGAGCCTGTCTGCTTGCAGACAGCAGGAGCTCTTTGACCAATGGGAAGTTCAACATAAGTCTACATGCTggtgtggggaggaggagggtcATGCACAAGATCTGGACTGGATGGAGATCCTTAAATAAAGCACAGCTTCAAAAGGTAactgtagttaaaaaaaaaaaaaaaaaaaagaagaagaaaaatatttctctattgGACTTGCAGCAGTCACTTAAATGACTTGTCCTGTCCTTCAGAAATACCCCTGcacattttttctcctgtggGAAGATGTAGCAGAGCAGGGTCTATGTCATCAGACCATTTCATTCAAGTCTTCCATGGTAACATGGCTAATGGTTTATATTCCTGCCTATTTTGTATGGATCAATGAACAGGAACCTTTATTATCTTAGATAAAAGAAACACCACTACTGGGTTCTGacattttgggttgtttgttttctttacctTGGGGCACTAAGGCGTGAGAACAGCCTAGAGAGAAAGGAAGGGCAGGGCTTGAACTATATGATCTTTGAAGGTCCCTCCAAGCCTAAACTATGATGATTTTATGACTGCTGtaaattttgctttcctgaaagAAGCAGTTCTCCAAAACTATCCTGTAATGAAGCCAATCTCAGAAGTCTGGTAGCAGGAGTGAACAATCACCCTCCAAATGAGAGTGTGACTCTCTGCACATGGTTTTAATTAGGCCAAggccagcagggaggagaaggaagggatgAAAAAAGATGTGCATGTAGTGGATCTGGGCAGTGCTGCTTGCAGCTGCCTTATGATCCATGTTGCATCCCTTCTGCTCCACATATGCAGGCAAAAGCTACTTTATACATTCTCCT
This region of Vidua macroura isolate BioBank_ID:100142 chromosome 8, ASM2450914v1, whole genome shotgun sequence genomic DNA includes:
- the ITPRIP gene encoding inositol 1,4,5-trisphosphate receptor-interacting protein; this encodes MPVGLFRVCLLVITAIVNHPLFFPKENGTVPENTEEIIQKMKEREESLRLEQLRLEQEIADQEATQKALEKAAVVVEESKEEKVRWDMWTALSMVIFLLIELWRQDFQEGNWQDIGGEEDDMAVLGKAFKGVALPDKAVLASFYEKRILGTTGDMARMREMVEGFADDLLEALRSVCNRDADMEVEDCMGVGSMYENWRVRKPFVCDLIVPFAPPEPYCFRCQTWCSGDSFPPDEQGYGTIKVCRADEDATGCICDKTKLGEDMLCLLHSHVSSTRPSSEMEDLLCFKNTQYLDADQVMKWFQIAVTKAWNRISHKYEFDLSFSLLDSPGALKIKFKSGKSIAFNLTPVVQYENSDVYFISHFPRSSLAADIPSSTHWFLTFAVYERRFIQLVSKTLPANACHVSCLQILSFLHGKQCSLTGPSGLTNYHLKTVLLHLLQARPSQDWAPEKLEARLQDMLKFLEKCLHEKKLYHFFIGNGKVPAELAFPVIFQRAEPLNLFRPFVLRRDIYRKMVDTFHEMLRNMSALINEYTVHIPLAHTNGIHKEPL